Proteins found in one Chitinophagales bacterium genomic segment:
- the rpsU gene encoding 30S ribosomal protein S21, with the protein MLIVDARESESIDRALKKYKKKFEKAGILRELRDRQVFTKKSVQRRNEVLRAAYHEQVKREQLG; encoded by the coding sequence ATGCTAATAGTAGATGCACGCGAATCTGAAAGCATTGACAGAGCTTTAAAAAAGTACAAAAAGAAATTTGAGAAAGCAGGCATTTTGCGTGAATTGCGCGACCGCCAAGTTTTCACTAAAAAAAGTGTACAGCGCAGAAACGAAGTGTTGCGTGCTGCTTATCACGAGCAAGTGAAAAGAGAGCAATTGGGATAA
- a CDS encoding FTR1 family protein, with translation MKQFLVISTIVLLSLVPAKANQEKVRNLVHTLDYIARDYQHAIANGNVKDADEYAEMQEFSEALTKQITELQFTEQDSTSIAINSIKKLISEKADATIVSAEATALRQKLIAHYGINTAPALYPDIANGKNIFKAHCAACHGENGAGDGPEGIHLKPAPRNFHDDAIVGALSPFAIFNTVRVGIEGTGMVANTSLSEKEVWDVAFYVLALRYNGKKSETVIPEISLDEIAVHSDNTFKEKGWSAAQIQQLRNRLPQEANNIFLSRTEKLLKEALAAYENADYKTAERLAISAYLEGVEPVEIHLSNVNTTAAKELEDNVTEVRLLMKKNAPVEEVKAAVEKAIRSVGVASAALENNNVSFWMAFSITLIILLREGLEAFLVIMVLLAILDRSNLGERKKYIHLGWISAIAIGVVIWIVSGKAIQSSITNMELMEGIIALVAVSVLIYVGFWLHSKSKAEEWKKYVGELVAKANSNKSVWGLAALAFFVSFREVFESLLFLSALQIQSKGTQTAALGTGIVAAGIIVLALAFISHKYSAKLPVQKLFQISAFTISVLAFVLAGKGMHSFQEAGFVSIHKISSFPVIEILGIYNTIETLSAQAVVFLLIIALRWLSSKK, from the coding sequence GTGAAGCAGTTTTTAGTTATATCTACTATAGTTTTATTGAGTTTAGTGCCGGCAAAAGCCAACCAAGAAAAGGTTAGGAATTTAGTTCACACACTCGACTACATAGCCCGCGATTACCAACATGCCATAGCAAATGGCAATGTAAAAGATGCAGATGAGTATGCCGAGATGCAAGAATTTAGCGAGGCACTCACCAAACAAATTACAGAACTACAATTTACCGAACAAGATTCTACAAGCATTGCTATAAACTCTATTAAGAAACTTATTTCTGAAAAAGCCGATGCCACTATTGTATCGGCCGAAGCCACTGCGTTGCGCCAAAAACTCATTGCACACTACGGCATCAACACTGCTCCTGCTCTGTATCCCGACATTGCCAATGGCAAAAATATTTTTAAAGCCCACTGTGCCGCCTGCCATGGTGAAAATGGTGCCGGTGATGGTCCCGAAGGCATACACTTAAAACCTGCACCGCGCAACTTTCATGACGATGCCATTGTGGGTGCACTCAGCCCTTTCGCCATATTCAATACCGTACGCGTGGGCATAGAAGGAACAGGTATGGTTGCCAACACTAGCCTGAGCGAAAAAGAAGTGTGGGATGTTGCCTTTTATGTGTTGGCACTTCGCTATAATGGAAAAAAGAGCGAAACAGTTATTCCTGAAATTTCTTTAGATGAAATTGCCGTGCACTCCGATAACACCTTCAAAGAAAAAGGCTGGAGCGCAGCGCAAATTCAGCAACTAAGAAACCGCCTACCGCAAGAAGCCAACAACATCTTTTTATCGCGCACAGAAAAACTATTAAAAGAAGCACTGGCTGCCTACGAAAATGCCGATTACAAAACTGCCGAACGCCTTGCTATATCTGCATACTTAGAAGGCGTAGAACCGGTAGAAATTCACCTTAGCAACGTAAATACCACAGCAGCAAAAGAATTAGAAGATAATGTTACCGAGGTGCGACTGCTCATGAAAAAAAATGCCCCTGTCGAAGAAGTAAAAGCCGCAGTAGAAAAAGCAATACGCAGCGTAGGTGTGGCCTCTGCCGCATTAGAAAACAACAACGTGTCGTTTTGGATGGCATTTTCAATAACACTAATTATTTTATTACGCGAAGGTCTAGAAGCCTTCTTGGTGATTATGGTACTGCTTGCCATTTTAGATCGCTCCAACCTTGGTGAACGCAAAAAATACATCCACCTTGGGTGGATTTCTGCCATAGCCATTGGAGTAGTAATTTGGATAGTAAGCGGCAAAGCCATTCAATCCAGCATTACCAATATGGAACTTATGGAAGGCATTATAGCACTAGTTGCAGTAAGTGTGTTGATATATGTTGGCTTTTGGCTCCACAGTAAAAGCAAAGCCGAAGAGTGGAAAAAATATGTGGGCGAATTAGTAGCCAAAGCCAATAGCAACAAAAGTGTGTGGGGACTGGCAGCATTGGCCTTTTTTGTATCGTTTCGCGAAGTGTTTGAGAGCCTGCTTTTCCTTTCTGCATTGCAAATTCAAAGCAAGGGCACACAAACTGCAGCACTCGGAACGGGTATTGTGGCAGCCGGCATTATTGTATTGGCATTGGCATTTATCTCGCATAAATACTCTGCCAAGTTGCCCGTTCAGAAACTATTCCAAATATCGGCATTTACCATCAGCGTGCTTGCTTTTGTTTTGGCAGGAAAAGGTATGCACTCTTTTCAAGAGGCAGGCTTTGTATCAATACATAAAATCAGCTCGTTTCCTGTAATTGAAATTTTGGGTATCTATAACACCATAGAAACACTATCGGCACAAGCGGTTGTATTTTTGCTTATTATTGCCTTGCGCTGGTTGAGTTCAAAAAAATAG